DNA sequence from the Cucumis melo cultivar AY chromosome 6, USDA_Cmelo_AY_1.0, whole genome shotgun sequence genome:
CAAgtaatttgaaaagaaaaaaaagcacaAAAGATGCAAAGTTCAAGGAACCAAGATCACAACCGGCCAACATAGTTTAATTCAGTTTATAAATAATCAGCTTTTCTTGCAAAATGTATGTGCACCTGTGTTGATTCTCAGTGTTTGTCTTTAGTGCGCAGGCCAAATGCGAATCTCCAAGATCGTCTGGGTGGAAGATCCAAAGTACTCATTCGGAATCAAAAGTAATCCATTGGAAGGAGGAACTTTTCTCGAACTTTGGATCTCCTTTGCTATTGATTGTAAAGAAAGAACACTACCCTGTGTTTTCGTTAATTTTGTAAGAGAACTTTTTCTCGGATGACAAAGGTCCAATCCAATTTACAGTTATCGCATTCCCGAAAATTTCAAACGTGTAAGAGAGGAAGAACAAAACTCCATCATCCTCTGCTTTAAGGATTCGATAAGTATCACCATTGTTCAAGCATATAGTGAACCTTGTATTGTATGAGAAGTGTTTGGCTGAATTTTTGTGTCTTCTGCTGAAGTGTAAGTACAACTGCTCAGCTAAACCAACAAACGTGCAATTGTCCAAAGGACATGAGCAGGGTTCATATCTGCATAAGGTCTCTTGGTCATTTATCAGGTTCAAATCCATCGCGGTTTTGCATCTGTATATTGCGTTTTTACATGGTAACTTGATTGATTCCAAAACCTTCTCGATTGCCCTGCAACGTATGTAGCCAATTGCCAAGATGCAGCTAGGGCATTTATTCTGAACTTTGGTGCAGCAGCTAGAGCAAGCAATATGCCATTCTCACACTAATACATCCAACAACCAAAGTATATGTTATGAGAT
Encoded proteins:
- the LOC103496855 gene encoding LOW QUALITY PROTEIN: E3 ubiquitin-protein ligase SINA-like 10 (The sequence of the model RefSeq protein was modified relative to this genomic sequence to represent the inferred CDS: inserted 2 bases in 2 codons), yielding MADSQSSDGGSERRSSVISRRGTNGTMNVIFTDPQILDCYICXEPLSIPIFQCENXHIACSSCCTKVQNKCPSCILAIGYIRCRAIEKVLESIKLPCKNAIYRCKTAMDLNLINDQETLCRYEPCSCPLDNCTFVGLAEQLYLHFSRRHKNSAKHFSYNTRFTICLNNGDTYRILKAEDDGVLFFLSYTFEIFGNAITVNWIGPLSSEKKFSYKINENTG